Genomic window (Benincasa hispida cultivar B227 unplaced genomic scaffold, ASM972705v1 Contig1678, whole genome shotgun sequence):
TTTCCATGAGGGCCGCCGACAGAGAGCATGACTTTAACGCCGCCGTTTTGGCAGTTGACAATACCAGCACTCACATTCCAGCAGCCATTGTATATAGGATTACAGTGGCGCGTTAGGTTCACTTGCGGCGACTGACCGTTACCGAACGTGGAGAGGAACCCAATGTTGACAATTTGAAACTTTTCGGTGGTACAGGCCGCGGTCAACCGTCCTTCTCTTATGTTTTGGCCCCAGTACGTCGCAATTCCACCGTGAATGCCACCACGGCCGGCAGTTGCTTCAGAAAAACAGCTCATGAAGGCGAGAATTatgagaagaaaagaagcaaaTGAA
Coding sequences:
- the LOC120068984 gene encoding acidic endochitinase-like is translated as MEIQLSSFASFLLIILAFMSCFSEATAGRGGIHGGIATYWGQNIREGRLTAACTTEKFQIVNIGFLSTFGNGQSPQVNLTRHCNPIYNGCWNVSAGIVNCQNGGVKVMLSVGGPHGNYSLSSVTEAVGLADYIWNNFLHGHSTSPRPFGYAPLDGVDFRCVELE